A window of the Rhizobium sp. ACO-34A genome harbors these coding sequences:
- a CDS encoding GNAT family N-acetyltransferase: MLIRDETAGDIPAIGRLVTEAMQLLPQATGTEARIVERLRADGALSLSLVAEERDEVIGHLAASAARIGSRDGWALIGPLVVLPARHRQGIGSALMAEALRRLRLTSRGAALVGDPAYYSRFGFRSFPGLVVPGCPPEVVQALPFDGNAPHGELIHHPAFGLDPQA; this comes from the coding sequence ATGCTGATCCGCGATGAAACCGCCGGCGATATCCCGGCCATCGGCCGCCTTGTCACGGAAGCCATGCAGCTTCTTCCCCAGGCCACGGGAACGGAAGCGCGTATCGTCGAGCGCCTCAGGGCAGACGGTGCGCTTTCCCTCTCCCTCGTCGCCGAGGAGCGGGACGAGGTGATCGGCCATCTGGCTGCATCGGCCGCCCGGATCGGCAGCCGGGATGGCTGGGCCCTGATCGGCCCGCTCGTCGTCCTACCGGCAAGACATCGACAGGGCATCGGCTCCGCCCTGATGGCGGAAGCGCTACGCCGGTTGCGACTGACGAGCCGGGGTGCGGCGCTGGTGGGCGATCCAGCCTATTACAGCCGGTTCGGCTTTCGGTCCTTCCCCGGACTGGTCGTTCCCGGCTGCCCGCCCGAGGTGGTTCAGGCCCTGCCCTTCGATGGCAACGCTCCCCATGGGGAACTGATCCATCACCCGGCCTTCGGTCTCGATCCGCAGGCATGA